The Cryptococcus neoformans var. neoformans B-3501A chromosome 4, whole genome shotgun sequence genome has a window encoding:
- a CDS encoding hypothetical protein (Match to ESTs gb|CF193723.1|CF193723, gb|CF190842.1|CF190842, gb|CF191616.1|CF191616), translated as MLSSNTALTVAKYALGASVTATTLAIGGLWYFQRSLIYPSGFPEGSRIVVPKPIEVGCPYEDVTLTCSDGVKIKAYVIMARRKPLMMSELRGLSPAERKEKAQMEMEAWAQEMGDEKAIEYSKSRPTIIIFHANAGNMGHRVPLARHFNVDFKCNVFMLSYRGYGLSEGKPSESGLQIDIQTAMKYVQAHPILGQTKIILYGQSLGGAACFYAASKHRDTVAGVIVENTMLSFQTLVPLIMPQIPRFLLPILLTEHWDAHKTVPLIPSTTPILFLVGKRDTLVKAEQMLALRKLRGSGITRWREFDGEHNDTCLQPGYWEEIGKWLKEEIEDDGVEVVDQNDRGEKNSLKVTTEDAAL; from the exons ATGTTATCCTCAAATACAGCTCTCACCGTTGCCAAG TACGCTTTGGGCGCATCCGTGACGGCTACAACATTGGCAATAGGTGGTTTGTGGTACTTCCAGCGAAGCCTTATCTATCCTTCCGGATTTCCAGAAGGATCTAGGATTG TCGTCCCTAAACCGATCGAAGTGGGATGCCCATACGAAGATGTAACACTCACTTGCTCAGATGGAGTTAAAATCAAAGCCTATGTCATTatggcaagaaggaaacCACTGATGATGTCTGAATTGAGAGGACTTTCCCCGGCGGAACGAAAAGAGAAAGCCcagatggaaatggaggcCTGGGCACAAGAGATGGGTGATGAAAAAGCCATTGAA TATTCTAAATCAAGGCCAACGATTATCATATTCCATGCCAACGCAG GTAACATGGGTCACCGTGTTCCATTAGCCAGACATTTCAACGTCGACTTTAAATGTAATGTATTCATGTTAAGCTACAGAGG GTACGGTCTTTCGGAAGGAAAGCCATCCGAGTCTG GTCTCCAAATCGATATCCAGACAGCTATGAAGTACGTTCAAGCCCACCCTATCCTCGGACAGACAAAAATCATT CTTTACGGGCAATCACTTGGTGGCGCCGCCTGTTTTTACGCCGCAAGTAAACACCGTGATACT GTGGCCGGGGTCATTGTTGAGAACACCATGCTTTCTTTCCAGACCCTTGTTCCTCTCATCATGCCTCAGATCCCAAGGTTTCTCTTACCGATTCTCCTAACGGAGCATTGGGACGCCCATAAAACTGTCCCATTAATTCCTTCCACGACTCCtatccttttcctcgttGGTAAGCGAGACACGCTTGTCAAAGCTGAACAAATGTTGGCGCTGCGTAAGCTCCGTGGTTCAGGAATAACAAGATGGCGAGAGTTTGATGGAGAGCACAACGATACTTGTTTGCAACCAGGATATTGGGAGGAAATTGGGAAATGGTTAAAGGAAGAGAtagaggatgatggagtGGAAGTCGTTGATCAGAACGACAGAGGGGAAAAGAATTCACTGAAAGTCACAACAGAAGACGCGGCGCTgtag
- a CDS encoding hypothetical protein (Match to EST gb|CF185333.1|CF185333), whose product MGGGDLNMKKSWHPVLLVNQERVWKAEKVANEEKKMLAQLRKEREEERQLEELHRLQEASTGKKRVEKLDWMYAAPSTEGGALGGARIGERDMEEYLLGKKRVDEVLGQGDKNIGAASREFIALQNANTARDTAAKIREDPLLAIKKQEQAALAALMNRPDIRKQLRAAKKAKETKGREGESKEERKARKRAEKEERRKSKHRYHDSRSPPSDYYDDRDHRRHRDSYDSQDRENRRTYRDRSDRSRTRSESPKREKKEKDYSNRDRDYRRRNDTTRGSFDESPRKGGGNRWGSHGPDGYRRSDHRDDGFRERQRGDRIPPPRHLSYNHSTPDVRPSSPPSSSAAPVNRNTSTLEDQRAARLAAMSASADELYSSRSKSLAARAEEERREQEKDEKMRQKYGKEQASANFFSQQSQLGLGEALQRRGGKGLLKDI is encoded by the exons ATGGGTGGTGGCGATCTTAACAT GAAAAAGTCCTGGCACCCGGTGCTCTTGGTCAATCAGGAGCGCGTCTGGAAAGCCGAAAAAGTTGcgaatgaagagaagaaaatgcTCGCGCAATTGCGCAAAGAGCGTGAAGAGGAGCGACAACTTGAAGAACTGCATCGTCTCCAGGAAGCTTCGACTGGCAAGAAAAGGGTTGAAAAGCTCGATTGGATGTATGCTGCTCCAAGCACAGAGGGTGGAGCCCTTGGGGGAGCTAGAATTGGCGAGAGAGATATGGAGGAATACTTGTTGGGGAAAAAGAGAGTTGATGAAGTGTTGGGGCAAGGTGACAAGAAT ATTGGAGCGGCTAGCAGAGAATTTATAGCCCTTCAGAATGCCAACACGGCGCGAGACACAGCGGCGAAAATCAGAGAAGATCCTCTGCTAGCCATCAAAAAACAGGAACAAGCTGCTCTGGCAGCCCTGATGAACCGGCCTGATATCAGGAAGCAACTTAGGGCAGCCAAAAAGGCCAAAGAAACAAAGGGGCGGGAAGGAGAATCTAAGGAAGAACGAAAAGCCAGGAAGAGAGCAGAAAAAGAA GAGCGGCGAAAGTCGAAACATCGGTACCACGACTCCCGTTCACCCCCCTCCGATTATTACGACGATCGTGATCATAGACGTCATCGTGACTCTTACGATTCTCAAGACCGAGAGAATCGCCGGACTTACCGAGATCGCTCAGACCGTTCACGGACTCGGTCTGAATCACCCaaaagggagaaaaaggaaaaggactATTCCAATAGAGACAGAGATtatcgaagaagaaatgacaCAACGAGGGGGTCTTTCGATGAGAGCCCTAGAAAGGGTGGAGGAAACCGGTGGGGGTCCCATGGACCCGATGGATACAGGAGGAGTGATCATCGCGATGACGGTTTCCGCGAACGACAGCGAGGTGACCgcattcctcctccccgACATCTTTCTTATAATCATTCAACTCCTGATGTTCGGCCATCATCGCCACCTTCGTCTTCTGCTGCCCCTGTAAACCGCAACACAAGTACTCTCGAAGATCAGCGCGCCGCTCGATTGGCTGCTATGTCTGCCTCTGCTGACGAACTCTACTCCAGCCGATCCAAATCACTTGCTGCACGTGCTGAAGAGGAGCGCCGagagcaagagaaggatgaaaaaaTGAGGCAGAAATATGGCAAAGAACAAGCTAGTGCAAACTTTTTCAGTCAACAAAGCCAATTGGGATTGGGTGAAGCCTTGCAG